Sequence from the Bremerella volcania genome:
CCCGTTTCAAGAAGACCGAGCGCGGCCAGTTCGCCGCGAATGGCTAGGCCACGCGACGGGTTCCGACCCAACGCCCCACGTTCGCCACGTTGGGGCGTTTTCTCGTTGGCGGCCTCGGTGGCCAATACCAACGGCCCGACGCGACACGGCGCAATCGTCGCGACGAGCCTATTGATGTTTCCGCCCGTTTGTGGCTCCTGTGGTTGGGAGATTGGATGTGCCAGCCGCTTACAAACCGAAAGGAACGAATCATGAAGACCTACCTTGTCGCCACTCTCGCCCGCTATGTGCTGGTCGAGGCCGACGACGAAACGCAGGCACGCGAACTTGGCCGCCCCGCGCTGCACGATCTGTACGCCGACCTGCGCCAGCGATTGGGCAGGGAGGTGCCGATCGAAATCCGCACCGTCCGCGAGGCGACTGAAGATGAGATCGAACTTTGGACGTGGCATCATGAAATGCTCGCAAGGGAGAAACAACAATGACCTCGATTCCAAGGGCGGGTGACCGCATCCGACTCATCTCCATGCAAGACGACCCCGCCCCGGTCCAGGTGGGACAGGTGGGAACGGTCGTTTCTGTCTCCCGCCACGGCGGTGGGGAAGA
This genomic interval carries:
- a CDS encoding DUF4314 domain-containing protein, coding for MTSIPRAGDRIRLISMQDDPAPVQVGQVGTVVSVSRHGGGEDAWHQVDVAWDNGRTLMLVSPPDRFAILESQTDTP